In a single window of the Agromyces sp. H17E-10 genome:
- a CDS encoding putative quinol monooxygenase: MTEDASGPVQLVAEFTALPGREEEVERLLLALTAQVRREPGCLDFTPLRVATAPVLEARPTVVAGPAPAGRRFVVTETYRDAAAFAAHLAAPYGAPFNAALGPLIEEDGSQLTFVEPLA; this comes from the coding sequence ATGACCGAGGATGCCTCGGGGCCGGTGCAGCTCGTCGCCGAGTTCACCGCGCTGCCGGGGCGCGAGGAGGAGGTCGAGCGCCTCCTCCTCGCGCTCACGGCGCAGGTCCGTCGTGAACCGGGATGCCTCGACTTCACGCCGCTCCGCGTGGCGACGGCCCCCGTGCTCGAGGCACGGCCGACGGTCGTCGCCGGGCCGGCGCCGGCCGGTCGCCGCTTCGTCGTCACCGAGACCTATCGGGATGCCGCAGCCTTCGCCGCGCACCTGGCGGCGCCGTACGGCGCACCGTTCAACGCCGCGCTCGGTCCGCTCATCGAGGAGGACGGGTCGCAGCTGACGTTCGTCGAGCCGCTCGCGTGA
- a CDS encoding GntR family transcriptional regulator, whose amino-acid sequence MSLDGKSTGVDPWGPGPVSTVSRKAAVGIEIRRSIILGRLKPGDKLTETQLASALGVSRPTVREALNQLTREGLIVQEPYRGIRVAEVSPQQIRDIAVARVGLDMLAVDAVLADETGRRMQAIERGWERFERFAFDPDPLVQYEAHLEFHRQIWVASENYLLLKLWPVTEAHLTIALAEDQWARNDPERAHRVHADLMDAIRTKDRDVIHRAFIAHTLDSADELLGLLAPDGEGGVA is encoded by the coding sequence ATGAGTCTGGATGGGAAGTCGACGGGCGTCGACCCGTGGGGGCCGGGCCCGGTGTCGACGGTGTCCCGCAAGGCGGCGGTCGGCATCGAGATCCGGCGCTCGATCATCCTCGGCCGGCTGAAGCCGGGCGACAAGCTGACCGAGACCCAGCTGGCGTCGGCGCTCGGCGTGAGCCGGCCGACCGTGCGCGAGGCGCTCAACCAACTCACCCGCGAGGGCTTGATCGTGCAGGAGCCCTATCGCGGCATCCGGGTCGCCGAAGTCTCGCCACAGCAGATCCGCGACATCGCGGTCGCCCGGGTCGGGCTCGACATGCTCGCCGTCGACGCCGTGCTGGCCGACGAGACCGGGCGGCGGATGCAGGCCATCGAGCGAGGTTGGGAGCGGTTCGAGCGCTTCGCCTTCGACCCCGACCCCCTCGTGCAGTACGAGGCGCACCTCGAGTTCCACCGGCAGATCTGGGTGGCCTCGGAGAACTACCTGCTGCTGAAGCTCTGGCCGGTCACCGAGGCGCACCTCACCATCGCCCTCGCCGAGGACCAGTGGGCGAGGAACGACCCCGAGCGCGCGCACCGGGTGCACGCCGACCTGATGGACGCCATTCGGACGAAGGACCGGGACGTCATCCACCGGGCGTTCATCGCCCACACCCTCGACAGTGCCGATGAACTGCTCGGCCTGCTCGCCCCGGACGGCGAAGGAGGCGTCGCGTGA
- a CDS encoding amino acid ABC transporter permease — MMIRTYDFDWNVVTSNLPRLLDGLWVTIEISLIVIVFSMILAVPLALLRMSHIDVLRWAAQLYIEVFRCTPLLVQLFWVYYAMPTLTGITIPGPVSAVIALTANLTAFMAEALRSGFQSVPVEQIEAGQMLRLTRWQQVRYIIIPQAVRQQLPVIMSLNISLFKDTALVSTIAVADLMFTANKIASETYRALEILTTAALMYFIIAFPVSLILSRIERNMMSQGPKGPSLVSKMLPTLKVRTTV, encoded by the coding sequence ATGATGATCAGAACGTACGACTTCGACTGGAACGTCGTCACCAGCAACCTGCCGAGACTGCTCGACGGCCTCTGGGTCACCATCGAGATCTCCCTCATCGTGATCGTCTTCTCGATGATCCTCGCGGTGCCCCTGGCCCTCCTCCGCATGTCGCACATCGACGTGCTGCGCTGGGCGGCCCAGCTCTACATCGAGGTGTTCCGCTGCACTCCGCTCCTCGTCCAGCTGTTCTGGGTGTACTACGCGATGCCCACCCTGACCGGCATCACGATCCCGGGGCCCGTCTCCGCGGTGATCGCGCTCACGGCCAACCTGACGGCGTTCATGGCCGAGGCACTGCGATCCGGCTTCCAGTCGGTGCCGGTCGAGCAGATCGAGGCGGGCCAGATGCTGCGCCTCACCCGCTGGCAGCAGGTGCGGTACATCATCATCCCGCAGGCGGTCAGGCAGCAGCTGCCCGTGATCATGTCGCTCAACATCTCGCTGTTCAAGGACACCGCGCTCGTCTCGACGATCGCCGTCGCCGACCTCATGTTCACGGCGAACAAGATCGCGTCCGAGACGTACCGCGCGCTCGAGATCCTGACGACCGCTGCGCTGATGTACTTCATCATCGCCTTCCCGGTCTCGTTGATCCTGTCGCGCATCGAGCGCAACATGATGTCGCAGGGACCGAAGGGACCGAGCCTCGTGAGCAAGATGCTTCCCACCCTGAAAGTGAGGACCACGGTATGA
- a CDS encoding dihydrodipicolinate synthase family protein, which produces MTRKNADLHGVLAAIPTPFTADGRAVDADALHAQVERMIAGGLGGIVPTGTTGEFTSLTDTEYREVIRLNVEAAAGRIPVVAGIGSTSTAGAVELARYAEAVGADALMVVPPFYDPLSFDALKAFLATVADAVDLQIVYYNVPGATGISLDASQLAELGGIDGVDYFKDTSGDAVTFTDVLTNRSAEITAFNGWDTLTFYGLTLGAKGSVWGVASIVPGHAAELFRTVAIEKDLDRGRELWAPLWTLSDVLESVNYAAGIKAALELTGTPVGPVRAPILPLAAEDRERIAAALAELGVLAVPSAA; this is translated from the coding sequence ATGACCAGGAAGAACGCCGACCTCCACGGGGTGCTCGCCGCGATCCCGACCCCGTTCACCGCCGACGGGCGCGCCGTCGACGCCGACGCGCTCCACGCGCAGGTCGAGCGGATGATCGCGGGCGGTCTCGGCGGCATCGTGCCGACCGGCACCACCGGCGAGTTCACGAGCCTCACCGACACCGAGTACCGCGAGGTCATCCGCCTCAACGTCGAGGCGGCGGCCGGCCGCATCCCCGTGGTCGCCGGCATCGGCAGCACCTCGACGGCGGGAGCGGTCGAGCTCGCCCGCTACGCCGAAGCGGTCGGGGCCGATGCGCTCATGGTCGTGCCCCCCTTCTACGACCCGCTCTCGTTCGACGCGCTGAAGGCGTTCCTCGCGACCGTCGCCGACGCGGTCGACCTGCAGATCGTGTACTACAACGTCCCGGGCGCGACCGGCATCAGCCTCGACGCCTCGCAGCTCGCCGAGCTCGGCGGCATCGACGGCGTCGACTACTTCAAGGACACCTCGGGCGACGCGGTCACGTTCACCGACGTGCTCACGAACCGGTCGGCGGAGATCACCGCATTCAACGGGTGGGACACGCTCACGTTCTACGGGCTCACCCTCGGGGCGAAGGGCTCGGTCTGGGGTGTCGCCTCGATCGTGCCCGGTCACGCGGCCGAGCTGTTCCGCACGGTCGCGATCGAGAAGGACCTCGACCGGGGGCGCGAGCTCTGGGCCCCGCTCTGGACGCTCAGCGACGTGCTCGAGTCGGTCAACTACGCGGCCGGCATCAAGGCCGCACTCGAACTCACCGGTACGCCCGTCGGCCCGGTTCGGGCCCCGATCCTCCCGCTCGCGGCCGAGGACCGCGAGCGCATCGCGGCCGCGCTCGCCGAGCTCGGCGTGCTCGCGGTACCGTCGGCGGCATGA
- a CDS encoding NAD(P)/FAD-dependent oxidoreductase, which produces MHTVVIGGGVIGLTTAYHLARDGETVTLVDARPTGLGASDVNAGWVVPAEAAPVPGPGVVLTSMKWMLRPDSPLYIKPSLRPSFVSFMFGLWRASNAKDQRAGFAAHLALAEDSVHLFDEYRADGVDYELHHEGLLMAFKEKELMQHHLGYVDLVRQYGLEPSVLVGDAVREHEPLLSDAVEGGLYFPKELHLDPAAFVGALHSKLVELGVEIVENAPIDGVQVAGDRIVSVSSGSRTFAGDAFLLAAGAWTGPLSKLFGASLPVRPGKGYCIDIEPLGLRSATNLHDAKVAVTPLSRNLRLAGTMEFGGLDEHINQVRVDAILRAPATYFRDWEPPTAKLTPKAGMRPMTPDGLPIIGALPRLRNGYVATGHGMLGVTLAPATARALTDLIRERRAAPVLAPFSPARFRGGR; this is translated from the coding sequence GTGCACACAGTCGTGATCGGCGGCGGCGTCATCGGCCTCACCACCGCCTACCACCTCGCCCGCGACGGCGAGACGGTCACGCTCGTCGACGCGCGACCGACCGGGCTCGGCGCGAGCGACGTCAACGCCGGCTGGGTGGTTCCCGCCGAGGCGGCGCCGGTGCCCGGCCCCGGCGTGGTGCTCACCTCCATGAAATGGATGCTGCGCCCGGACTCGCCCCTCTACATCAAGCCGTCGCTGCGGCCCTCGTTCGTCTCGTTCATGTTCGGGCTCTGGCGTGCGTCGAACGCGAAGGACCAGCGCGCGGGGTTCGCGGCGCACCTCGCGCTCGCCGAGGACAGCGTGCACCTGTTCGACGAGTACCGGGCCGACGGCGTCGACTACGAGCTCCACCACGAGGGCCTGCTCATGGCTTTCAAGGAGAAGGAGCTGATGCAGCACCACCTCGGCTACGTCGACCTCGTGCGGCAGTACGGGCTCGAACCGTCGGTGCTCGTCGGCGACGCGGTGCGCGAGCACGAGCCGCTACTGTCCGACGCGGTCGAGGGCGGCCTGTACTTCCCCAAGGAACTGCACCTCGACCCGGCCGCCTTCGTCGGTGCGCTGCACTCGAAGCTCGTCGAGCTCGGGGTCGAGATCGTCGAGAACGCGCCCATCGACGGGGTGCAGGTCGCGGGCGATCGCATCGTGAGCGTCTCGTCGGGCTCGCGCACCTTCGCGGGCGACGCGTTCCTGCTCGCCGCCGGCGCGTGGACCGGGCCGCTCTCGAAGCTGTTCGGGGCGAGCCTGCCCGTGCGGCCCGGCAAGGGCTACTGCATCGACATCGAACCCCTCGGCCTGCGCTCTGCGACCAACCTGCACGACGCGAAGGTCGCCGTCACGCCACTGAGCCGCAACCTCCGGCTCGCCGGGACCATGGAGTTCGGCGGGCTCGACGAGCACATCAACCAGGTGCGGGTCGACGCCATCCTGCGTGCGCCCGCGACGTACTTCCGCGACTGGGAGCCGCCGACGGCGAAGCTCACGCCGAAGGCCGGCATGCGACCGATGACGCCCGACGGGCTGCCGATCATCGGAGCACTTCCGCGCCTCCGCAACGGCTACGTCGCCACCGGGCACGGCATGCTCGGCGTCACCCTCGCCCCGGCGACCGCCCGGGCGCTCACCGACCTCATCCGCGAACGCCGCGCCGCACCGGTGCTCGCCCCCTTCTCGCCCGCCCGCTTCCGCGGCGGCCGCTGA
- a CDS encoding SDR family NAD(P)-dependent oxidoreductase: protein MTRRPVPSGAVRFAGKVAVVTGAGGGIGSAIAERLAAEHATVIVADVNRDAAEATVARIRAAGGAASASVFDLLDGGACAAAADEIVAAHGRIDVLANNAGVNRRGALLELGADDWSLSFAVNVDAMFHLCRAVLPHMIAAGAGSVVNTASQWGLYPVPGHLAYNTSKAAVVAFTRNLARDYGPSGIRVNAVAPGEVRTPMLESNLERTGRTVADLDRLVPFGRIGEPEEIAALVAFLASDEAPYLTGSIVEITGAQAAA from the coding sequence ATGACCCGTCGACCCGTACCCTCCGGCGCCGTCCGCTTCGCGGGCAAGGTCGCCGTCGTCACCGGCGCCGGCGGCGGCATCGGTTCGGCGATCGCCGAACGACTCGCCGCAGAGCACGCCACCGTGATCGTCGCCGACGTGAACCGCGACGCCGCCGAGGCGACCGTCGCCCGCATCCGTGCGGCCGGGGGAGCGGCATCCGCCTCGGTCTTCGACCTGCTCGACGGCGGGGCCTGCGCGGCGGCCGCCGACGAGATCGTCGCGGCCCACGGCCGCATCGACGTGCTCGCGAACAACGCGGGCGTCAACCGGCGCGGGGCGCTGCTCGAGCTCGGTGCCGACGACTGGTCGCTGAGCTTCGCGGTGAACGTCGACGCGATGTTCCACCTCTGCCGGGCGGTGCTGCCGCACATGATCGCGGCCGGAGCCGGATCGGTCGTCAACACCGCGTCGCAGTGGGGGCTCTACCCGGTGCCGGGGCACCTCGCGTACAACACGTCGAAGGCCGCGGTCGTGGCGTTCACGCGCAACCTCGCGCGCGACTACGGTCCGAGCGGCATCCGCGTGAACGCGGTGGCGCCCGGCGAGGTGCGCACCCCGATGCTCGAGTCGAACCTCGAACGCACCGGCCGCACCGTCGCCGACCTCGACCGGCTGGTGCCGTTCGGGCGCATCGGCGAGCCCGAGGAGATCGCAGCGCTGGTCGCCTTCCTCGCGAGCGACGAGGCCCCGTACCTGACCGGCTCGATCGTCGAGATCACCGGCGCGCAGGCGGCGGCATGA
- a CDS encoding substrate-binding periplasmic protein: MSNTNSKTKKAQRTNRTILAIIGVIVLALAGGWLGASLQGGGGGAAAASGGASANGAWIEKIKAQGELRVGIASAPPMTAEQPDGKMGGPNIVPLQKLADEMGVKFTPVAAEWSKMVSGLQADRFDVAAYLDSTSERSLAIQFTDPVYTYEGVFIVRADSGLTSVDDIVASGQPVALASGTSYEPAIEGLGVELLTTESIPNAVTAMGAGRAVAAFADLPTLADAAQKDPSLKIVVPDPPIFVQDSNYGVNADIDARSLQVLNIAIQTAKNDGSLKRAFEEAGIVEVDTLGDLQMQ, from the coding sequence ATGTCGAACACGAACTCCAAGACGAAAAAGGCACAGCGAACGAACCGCACCATCCTCGCGATCATCGGCGTGATCGTGCTCGCGCTCGCCGGCGGGTGGCTCGGCGCCTCCCTCCAGGGCGGGGGCGGCGGTGCCGCCGCCGCGTCGGGCGGCGCCTCGGCCAACGGCGCCTGGATCGAGAAGATCAAGGCGCAGGGCGAGCTCCGCGTCGGCATCGCCTCGGCGCCGCCGATGACCGCCGAGCAGCCCGACGGCAAGATGGGCGGCCCGAACATCGTGCCGCTGCAGAAGCTCGCCGACGAGATGGGCGTCAAGTTCACCCCGGTCGCCGCCGAGTGGTCGAAGATGGTCTCCGGCCTGCAGGCCGACCGGTTCGACGTCGCGGCCTACCTCGACTCGACCTCCGAGCGCTCGCTCGCGATCCAGTTCACCGACCCGGTCTACACCTACGAGGGCGTCTTCATCGTGCGGGCCGACTCGGGCCTGACGAGCGTCGACGACATCGTCGCCAGCGGCCAGCCGGTCGCCCTCGCGAGCGGCACCTCGTACGAGCCGGCCATCGAGGGCCTCGGCGTCGAGCTGCTCACGACCGAGAGCATCCCGAACGCGGTCACCGCGATGGGCGCCGGCCGTGCCGTCGCCGCGTTCGCCGACCTGCCGACCCTCGCCGACGCGGCGCAGAAGGACCCGTCGCTGAAGATCGTCGTGCCCGACCCGCCGATCTTCGTGCAGGACTCGAACTACGGCGTCAACGCTGACATCGACGCCCGCTCGCTGCAGGTGCTGAACATCGCGATCCAGACCGCGAAGAACGACGGCTCGCTGAAGCGCGCGTTCGAAGAGGCCGGCATCGTCGAGGTCGACACCCTCGGCGACCTGCAGATGCAGTGA
- a CDS encoding amino acid ABC transporter ATP-binding protein has product MSDTDQQTSGPVTTAIGALGEGRTSTGSISAAIGDVLVAATGLQKSFGDRMILKNVDFGMALGDITVIIGKSGSGKSTLLRVLAGLTDPDEGTIAFDGKVVFEEGDRTDDWPSVESHVGMVFQSYTLWPHMDVLGNLTLAPRKRLRMSASEASDRAEVALAEVGMAHHLRSRPSQLSGGERQRVAIARALMMQPKLLLCDEITSALDPPVAAEVLEVLRRLKDEEGLAIALVTHDMAFAAKAADRLVFFHEGEIAVNTTPEEAFNRSTNPDLKKFVDAVRF; this is encoded by the coding sequence ATGAGCGACACGGACCAGCAGACCTCGGGGCCGGTCACGACCGCCATCGGGGCGCTCGGCGAAGGCCGCACCTCGACCGGTTCGATCTCGGCCGCGATCGGCGATGTGCTCGTCGCCGCGACCGGGCTGCAGAAGAGCTTCGGCGACCGCATGATCCTGAAGAACGTCGACTTCGGCATGGCGCTCGGCGACATCACGGTCATCATCGGCAAGTCGGGCTCGGGCAAGAGCACGCTGCTGCGGGTGCTCGCCGGCCTCACCGACCCCGACGAGGGCACCATCGCCTTCGACGGCAAGGTCGTCTTCGAGGAGGGCGACCGCACCGACGACTGGCCGAGCGTCGAGTCGCACGTCGGCATGGTGTTCCAGAGCTACACGCTGTGGCCGCACATGGACGTGCTCGGCAACCTGACCCTGGCGCCGCGCAAGCGGCTGCGGATGTCCGCCTCCGAGGCATCCGATCGCGCAGAAGTCGCCCTCGCCGAAGTGGGCATGGCGCACCACCTGCGCAGCCGGCCCTCGCAGCTCTCAGGCGGAGAGCGCCAGCGCGTCGCGATCGCCCGCGCCCTCATGATGCAGCCGAAGCTGCTGCTCTGCGACGAGATCACGAGCGCGCTCGACCCGCCCGTGGCGGCCGAGGTCCTCGAGGTGCTGCGCCGCCTGAAGGACGAGGAGGGCCTCGCCATCGCGCTCGTCACCCACGACATGGCCTTCGCCGCGAAGGCGGCCGACCGGCTCGTGTTCTTCCACGAGGGCGAGATCGCGGTCAACACGACGCCCGAAGAGGCGTTCAACCGCAGCACGAACCCCGACCTCAAGAAGTTCGTCGACGCGGTTCGCTTCTGA
- a CDS encoding proline racemase family protein: MTTVFELDAVEVHAEGEPGRVITNAAALVEGTTMAERFDYCVANLDGLRRAILREPRGYPGLCAVFLLPPVNPESDFGIVVLEQGGFTPMSGSNTMCAVTAAIETGIVRSTGPVTEVTIDTAVGTVKAIAHVDDGKVTSVTIVNVPSFVVALDTPLQVEEFGEVRADIVYGGQFFAQVRAADLGLDLAPENGRALARAGALIKLAAQQQFDVVHPTNPSIDRVNLIMLHSGDRVPGEQARNTVVLTNGRLDADDPSTWTGALDRSPCGTGTSARMAALHARGQLAIGEEFSHRSIIGSEFIGALTGTTTVAGRPAVLPTVTGRAWITGRSTWILDSTDPFPAGYTVGDIWGPQP; this comes from the coding sequence ATGACCACCGTCTTCGAGCTCGACGCCGTCGAGGTCCACGCCGAGGGCGAGCCCGGCCGCGTCATCACGAACGCGGCGGCGCTCGTCGAAGGCACGACGATGGCCGAGCGGTTCGACTACTGCGTGGCGAACCTCGACGGCCTCCGGCGTGCCATCCTGCGCGAGCCGCGCGGCTACCCGGGCCTCTGCGCCGTGTTCCTGCTGCCTCCGGTGAACCCCGAGTCCGACTTCGGCATCGTCGTGCTCGAGCAGGGCGGCTTCACCCCGATGTCGGGCAGCAACACGATGTGCGCGGTGACCGCCGCGATCGAGACCGGCATCGTCAGGAGCACCGGCCCCGTGACCGAGGTCACGATCGACACGGCCGTCGGCACGGTGAAGGCGATCGCGCACGTCGACGACGGCAAGGTCACATCGGTGACGATTGTGAACGTGCCGTCGTTCGTCGTCGCGCTCGACACTCCGCTGCAGGTCGAGGAGTTCGGCGAGGTCAGGGCCGACATCGTCTACGGCGGCCAGTTCTTCGCCCAGGTGCGGGCGGCCGACCTCGGCCTCGACCTCGCGCCCGAGAACGGTCGGGCTCTCGCCCGGGCGGGCGCGCTGATCAAGCTCGCCGCGCAGCAGCAGTTCGACGTCGTACATCCGACGAATCCGTCGATCGATCGCGTGAACCTGATCATGCTGCACTCGGGCGACCGGGTGCCGGGGGAGCAAGCTCGCAACACCGTCGTGCTCACGAACGGGCGGCTCGACGCCGACGACCCGTCGACCTGGACCGGTGCGCTCGACCGCTCGCCGTGCGGCACCGGCACGAGCGCCCGCATGGCCGCCCTGCACGCGCGCGGCCAGCTCGCGATCGGCGAGGAGTTCTCGCACCGCAGCATCATCGGCAGCGAGTTCATCGGCGCGCTGACCGGAACCACGACCGTGGCCGGACGCCCGGCCGTGCTGCCGACCGTCACCGGTCGCGCCTGGATCACGGGTCGCTCGACCTGGATCCTCGACTCGACCGATCCGTTCCCGGCGGGCTACACCGTCGGCGACATCTGGGGGCCACAGCCATGA
- a CDS encoding DUF7882 family protein encodes MGTLYYGDSQTPIGIEDRALAHLKVALITKLRRGESFTLSWQHHDDEPRGRSTIWVHPSIPMRFVFDTPERPELNKEWINDLMVSANSTGGVQLVPEHLDTASIATMPDRPPGADVDVHALVGAVTLDRAN; translated from the coding sequence ATGGGAACTCTGTATTACGGCGACTCGCAGACTCCTATCGGCATCGAGGATCGCGCGCTCGCCCATCTGAAGGTTGCACTGATCACCAAGCTCCGCCGCGGCGAGAGCTTCACCCTCTCGTGGCAGCACCACGACGACGAGCCCCGCGGGCGCTCGACGATCTGGGTGCATCCGTCCATTCCGATGCGGTTCGTGTTCGACACCCCCGAACGTCCTGAACTCAACAAGGAATGGATCAACGACCTCATGGTGTCGGCCAACTCGACCGGCGGCGTGCAGCTCGTGCCCGAGCACCTCGACACCGCCTCGATCGCCACCATGCCCGACCGGCCGCCGGGTGCCGACGTCGACGTGCACGCACTCGTCGGCGCGGTGACGCTCGACCGGGCGAACTAG
- a CDS encoding short chain dehydrogenase, which produces MKIVVIGASGHVGSAAAGALRARHDLLAVGRSTDPRVDLGDEASIRALFEDVGAVDAVVSAVGAVPFKPLERLGRDDYEAAFAGKVLNQLDLVRLALPHLRDRGSITLTTGVVGRAHIADGVAAAMANGAVEAFVRAAAVELPRGIRINAVSPSVLADAPAYHDSFPGFPPVSGERVGQAFRRAVEGVESGQVLAVD; this is translated from the coding sequence GTGAAGATCGTCGTCATCGGCGCCTCGGGTCACGTCGGCTCGGCCGCAGCCGGCGCGCTGCGCGCCCGACACGACCTGCTGGCGGTGGGTCGCAGCACCGACCCCCGAGTGGACCTCGGCGACGAGGCGTCGATCCGCGCGCTGTTCGAAGACGTCGGGGCGGTCGACGCCGTCGTCTCGGCGGTCGGGGCGGTACCGTTCAAGCCGCTCGAACGACTCGGCCGCGACGACTACGAGGCGGCGTTCGCGGGCAAGGTGCTGAACCAGCTCGACCTCGTGCGCCTCGCGCTTCCGCACCTCCGCGACCGGGGCTCGATCACGCTGACCACGGGCGTCGTCGGCCGAGCGCACATCGCCGACGGCGTGGCCGCGGCGATGGCCAACGGCGCCGTCGAGGCGTTCGTGCGTGCGGCGGCGGTCGAGCTCCCGCGCGGCATCCGCATCAACGCGGTGAGCCCCTCGGTGCTCGCCGACGCGCCGGCGTATCACGACTCGTTCCCGGGCTTCCCGCCGGTGTCGGGGGAGCGCGTCGGGCAGGCGTTCCGTCGCGCCGTCGAAGGCGTGGAGAGCGGCCAGGTGCTCGCGGTCGACTGA
- a CDS encoding Ldh family oxidoreductase, which yields MIDRGVSIAFEPLVGRLQTLLEQAGASPFTAEVIARNCAGCERDGASSHGVFRLHGYLDSLRSGTVDGAAEPVLERVGPSFLRVDAANGFAQPALRHAQPVVDGMLAETGIAVVAIKDSHHFSALWPDLEPFAVAGFVGLTMVVGGTRVVRPRGAAEPVFGTNPIAFATPVRGASPIVFDLATSSMSHGDLQLARNASREVPPGTGTDRDGRDTTDPGEILAARGLLPFGGHKGAALSFMVEVLAAGLTGGAFSYEAELEQGAARTRRTGQLLVLIDPDRGGGGFAARIEQLVAFLRESGMTRLPADHRYRNRAQAERDGIPMTDAIAEIFADASLSSDA from the coding sequence ATGATCGACAGGGGAGTCAGCATCGCGTTCGAGCCGCTCGTCGGCCGGCTGCAGACGCTCCTCGAGCAGGCGGGCGCGTCGCCGTTCACGGCAGAGGTCATCGCGCGCAACTGCGCCGGCTGCGAACGCGACGGGGCGTCGAGCCACGGCGTCTTCCGGCTGCACGGCTACCTCGACTCACTGCGGAGCGGCACGGTCGACGGGGCGGCGGAGCCCGTGCTCGAACGGGTCGGGCCGTCGTTCCTCCGGGTCGATGCGGCGAACGGATTCGCGCAACCGGCGCTCCGGCACGCACAACCCGTCGTCGACGGGATGCTCGCCGAGACCGGGATCGCAGTCGTCGCGATCAAGGACTCCCACCACTTCAGCGCATTGTGGCCCGACCTCGAGCCGTTCGCCGTCGCGGGCTTCGTCGGTCTCACGATGGTCGTCGGCGGCACGCGCGTGGTCCGCCCGCGCGGGGCGGCCGAGCCCGTGTTCGGCACCAACCCGATCGCCTTCGCGACACCGGTGCGCGGAGCATCCCCGATCGTCTTCGACCTGGCGACCTCCTCGATGTCGCACGGCGACCTCCAGCTCGCACGCAACGCGTCGCGCGAGGTCCCGCCGGGCACCGGCACGGATCGGGACGGGCGCGACACCACCGACCCGGGGGAGATCCTGGCGGCTCGCGGGCTGCTGCCGTTCGGCGGGCACAAGGGCGCTGCGCTCTCGTTCATGGTCGAGGTGCTCGCCGCGGGGCTCACGGGCGGCGCCTTCTCGTACGAGGCCGAGCTCGAGCAGGGGGCGGCGAGGACGCGGCGCACCGGGCAGTTGCTCGTGCTCATCGACCCCGACCGCGGCGGCGGCGGTTTCGCTGCGCGCATCGAGCAGCTCGTCGCGTTCCTGCGCGAATCCGGCATGACGCGCCTGCCCGCCGATCATCGCTATCGCAATCGCGCGCAGGCTGAGCGGGACGGGATTCCGATGACCGACGCCATCGCCGAGATCTTCGCCGATGCATCCCTGTCCAGCGATGCGTAG
- a CDS encoding SDR family NAD(P)-dependent oxidoreductase — translation MSDRDAAAARQLAGKTVLVTGGSRGIGAATAREVHRQGAHVVVHYGRNAETAQALVAELGGRATAVGGDLATDEGPADVWRRALEATGVVDVLVNNAGAWLPSAIDSDAGWQEGWDRNLALNLRAPAELCRLAVLHFRERGGGIIVNVTSRSAHRGDDAEHLAYGAAKGGLLALTKGIARGYGRDGVLAYAVAPGWVATELADGAVDEALLAGLPLGEVTPPDDVAAVIAFLASGASRHTTGATIDITGADYVR, via the coding sequence ATGAGCGACCGGGATGCCGCGGCGGCACGCCAGCTCGCCGGGAAGACCGTGCTCGTCACGGGCGGCTCGCGCGGCATCGGGGCGGCCACGGCCAGGGAGGTCCATCGCCAGGGCGCGCACGTCGTCGTGCACTACGGACGCAACGCCGAGACGGCACAGGCGCTCGTGGCCGAGCTCGGCGGCCGGGCCACCGCGGTCGGCGGCGACCTCGCGACCGACGAGGGCCCGGCCGACGTCTGGCGACGGGCGCTCGAGGCGACCGGGGTCGTCGACGTGCTCGTCAACAACGCAGGCGCCTGGCTGCCGTCGGCGATCGACTCGGATGCCGGGTGGCAGGAGGGCTGGGACCGCAACCTCGCGCTCAACCTGCGTGCGCCCGCCGAGCTCTGCCGACTGGCCGTCCTGCACTTCCGCGAGCGCGGCGGCGGCATCATCGTGAACGTGACGAGCCGGTCGGCGCACCGCGGCGACGACGCCGAGCATCTTGCGTACGGCGCCGCCAAGGGCGGCCTGCTCGCGCTGACGAAGGGCATCGCCCGGGGCTACGGCCGTGACGGGGTGCTCGCTTACGCGGTCGCGCCCGGATGGGTCGCGACCGAGCTCGCCGACGGCGCCGTCGACGAAGCCCTCCTCGCCGGGCTGCCGCTCGGCGAGGTCACGCCGCCCGACGACGTCGCGGCCGTCATTGCGTTCCTCGCGAGCGGCGCCTCGCGGCACACCACGGGAGCCACGATCGACATCACCGGCGCGGACTACGTGCGCTGA